From the genome of Leptospira licerasiae serovar Varillal str. VAR 010, one region includes:
- a CDS encoding adenylate/guanylate cyclase domain-containing protein, protein MKFLKVIPLVLFLVLTLFSCRNKTSPKISPLAENGVLDLRDWNFGEDGIVKLDGEWKFQWMKLAVSRPDLGPKDAQSHIVNIPGNWNQIPKLQGMNPLMAFGYGTYTLKIIPGQNQGRLMIHFQGAGTAASIYLDGKKIMGNGVVGPDQNSSRPQYLPLYVSIGQPNKEMLLQVEISNFDHYKGGLWESLRMGTEADLLNFRDNNSFSEMFLFGSIIIMALYHFGLYSLRRRDMTGLFFGAFCASICLRIFVTGERFLIQKFPHLPWEFFNKLEYISFYLAVPFFIYYLDALYPHSFSAKLKKFFIAFNLIVSATVVITPASIYTHTLIPFQIFLIFAILWIFFVLVRLVKNGAEGSLMAIAGMIALTAAAINDSLYSQAVVNTGYYLPLGLFVFIFVQSYLLSFRFSQAFLYIERLSDNLLEVNKAYSRFVPLAFLKFLNKSNITEIGLGDQVQREMTILFSDIRSFTQLSEKMTPKDNFDFLNSYMRKMGPIIRKHGGFVDKYLGDGIMALFPNLPDQALDAAMEMLRELENLNQSRMDRHYEPIQIGIGLHTGTLMLGTIGEEERMDGTVISDAVNLASRIEGLTKEFHANLLLSESTYRKLKNRRKYSFKKLGKVKVKGKSKSSHVYEVLG, encoded by the coding sequence ATGAAATTTCTGAAAGTTATACCACTCGTTCTATTTCTGGTTCTTACGTTATTCTCCTGCCGAAACAAAACTTCTCCTAAAATTTCTCCACTTGCAGAGAACGGAGTTTTGGATCTGAGAGATTGGAACTTTGGGGAAGACGGGATCGTAAAATTGGATGGAGAGTGGAAATTCCAATGGATGAAACTTGCGGTGTCCAGGCCGGATCTTGGACCTAAGGACGCTCAATCTCATATAGTGAATATTCCGGGCAACTGGAATCAAATCCCTAAGCTGCAAGGAATGAATCCTTTGATGGCGTTCGGATACGGTACTTATACTTTAAAAATTATTCCGGGCCAAAATCAAGGAAGGCTCATGATACATTTCCAAGGAGCCGGAACTGCCGCTTCTATTTATTTGGATGGGAAGAAGATCATGGGAAACGGAGTGGTAGGGCCCGACCAAAATTCATCTCGTCCTCAATATCTTCCTCTTTATGTTTCTATCGGGCAGCCAAACAAAGAAATGTTACTTCAGGTAGAGATCTCGAACTTTGATCATTATAAGGGCGGACTTTGGGAATCCTTACGGATGGGAACCGAAGCTGATCTTCTGAACTTTAGGGATAATAATTCTTTCAGCGAGATGTTCTTGTTCGGAAGTATTATCATAATGGCATTATATCATTTCGGTCTGTATTCTTTAAGAAGAAGGGACATGACCGGATTATTTTTCGGGGCATTTTGCGCTAGTATCTGTCTTAGGATATTCGTAACCGGAGAAAGATTTTTGATCCAAAAATTCCCTCATCTGCCTTGGGAATTTTTTAACAAACTGGAATATATTTCATTCTACTTAGCTGTTCCATTCTTCATTTATTATCTAGATGCTTTGTATCCGCATTCATTTTCAGCGAAACTAAAAAAGTTTTTCATAGCATTCAATCTGATCGTATCCGCAACGGTAGTGATCACTCCTGCGAGTATCTATACTCATACTTTGATCCCATTTCAGATATTTTTAATTTTCGCGATCTTGTGGATTTTTTTCGTTTTAGTTCGGTTAGTTAAAAACGGAGCAGAAGGTTCCCTGATGGCAATCGCCGGGATGATCGCATTAACTGCTGCAGCTATCAACGATAGTTTATATTCTCAGGCGGTGGTAAATACGGGATATTATCTTCCTTTAGGATTATTCGTTTTTATATTCGTGCAGTCCTATTTGCTTTCATTCCGTTTTTCTCAGGCATTCTTGTATATAGAACGCCTATCCGATAACCTGTTGGAAGTGAACAAGGCCTACAGTAGATTTGTTCCTTTGGCTTTTCTGAAATTTTTAAATAAAAGCAATATCACAGAGATCGGATTGGGAGATCAGGTCCAAAGAGAGATGACCATCCTGTTTTCGGATATTAGATCCTTTACTCAACTTTCCGAGAAGATGACTCCTAAAGACAATTTCGACTTCCTGAATTCTTATATGAGAAAAATGGGGCCGATTATTCGTAAACACGGAGGTTTCGTGGATAAGTATCTGGGCGATGGGATTATGGCGCTTTTCCCAAATTTGCCGGATCAGGCATTGGATGCTGCGATGGAAATGCTCCGAGAGCTTGAGAATCTAAACCAATCCAGGATGGATCGACATTATGAGCCGATACAGATCGGTATCGGTCTTCATACAGGTACGTTGATGCTTGGAACGATTGGAGAAGAAGAAAGAATGGACGGGACAGTGATCTCCGACGCGGTCAATCTTGCTTCTCGTATCGAAGGACTTACTAAGGAGTTTCATGCGAACCTTCTACTTAGCGAAAGTACATACCGCAAGTTGAAGAATCGCCGAAAGTATTCCTTTAAAAAATTAGGCAAAGTAAAAGTGAAGGGAAAATCAAAGTCCAGCCATG